Proteins encoded within one genomic window of Bradyrhizobium sp. 186:
- a CDS encoding IS66 family transposase: protein MSLKPDDLPSDLASAQAALLIEREALRAERDARLRVEVERDAAAAKVSRIQAEAINWQAEAANARAKLSDNEALIAHLELRIEKLKRELYGPRSERTARLIEQLELELEELVTTASEDELAAQAAAAKAQSVRAFTRKRPVRKPWPDDIERERVVIEAPTSCACCGGSRLAKIGEDVTKTLEEIPRCFKVIETVREKFTCRDCEKISQPPAPFHATPRGFIGPQLLATILFDKFGMHIPLNRQSARFKCEGIDLPLSTLADQVGHGTFAVMPLFHLIERHVLAAERLHGDDTTIRILAKSKCTTGRIWTYVRDDRPFAGPAPPAAVYYASSDRRGEHPQKHLAAFAGILQADCYSGFEPLFDPQKKAMPITPAFCLAHARRGFFELADIEKNAREGQKGKPISPIALEAVRRLDALFEIERAINGRSADERRAVRQERSKPLLDDMHAWLLRERETLSRSSEVLKPMNYMLRRWDDFARFLDDGRICLTNNCAERALRGIALGRRNWTFAGSQRGADRAAIMLTMITTCRLNDVDPKAWLADVLARIADLPASRLHELLPWEWKLLRQADKPADQQAA from the coding sequence CGGGCTGAACGCGACGCGCGGCTGAGGGTCGAGGTCGAACGCGATGCGGCCGCGGCGAAGGTCAGCCGGATACAGGCCGAAGCCATCAATTGGCAAGCCGAAGCGGCCAACGCGCGGGCGAAGCTGTCGGACAATGAGGCGCTGATCGCGCATCTCGAGCTGCGGATCGAGAAGCTCAAACGCGAACTGTACGGGCCGCGTTCCGAGCGCACGGCGCGGCTGATCGAGCAGTTGGAATTGGAACTTGAAGAACTCGTCACCACGGCGAGCGAGGATGAGCTCGCCGCGCAGGCCGCGGCGGCAAAGGCGCAGAGCGTACGCGCCTTCACGCGCAAGCGGCCGGTGCGCAAGCCATGGCCGGATGACATCGAACGCGAGCGCGTCGTCATTGAGGCTCCAACGAGCTGCGCCTGCTGCGGTGGATCGCGGCTGGCGAAGATCGGTGAGGATGTGACCAAGACGCTGGAGGAGATCCCGCGCTGCTTCAAGGTCATCGAGACGGTACGCGAGAAGTTCACCTGCCGCGATTGCGAGAAGATCAGCCAGCCGCCGGCGCCGTTCCATGCCACGCCGCGCGGCTTCATCGGCCCGCAATTGCTGGCGACGATCCTGTTCGACAAGTTCGGTATGCATATCCCGCTCAATCGCCAGAGTGCGCGCTTTAAGTGCGAGGGGATCGACTTGCCGTTGTCGACCCTGGCCGATCAGGTCGGTCACGGGACCTTCGCCGTGATGCCGCTCTTCCACCTGATCGAGCGCCATGTACTCGCGGCCGAGCGCCTGCATGGCGACGACACCACCATCCGCATCCTGGCCAAGAGCAAGTGCACAACCGGGCGGATCTGGACTTATGTGCGCGATGACCGGCCCTTCGCCGGGCCTGCGCCGCCGGCGGCGGTCTATTACGCCTCGAGCGACCGGCGAGGTGAGCACCCGCAGAAGCATCTGGCCGCCTTCGCCGGCATCCTGCAAGCGGATTGCTACAGCGGCTTCGAGCCGTTGTTCGATCCGCAAAAGAAAGCGATGCCGATCACACCGGCGTTTTGCCTGGCCCATGCGCGGCGGGGCTTCTTCGAGCTGGCCGACATCGAGAAAAACGCCCGGGAAGGCCAGAAGGGCAAACCCATCTCCCCGATCGCACTGGAGGCGGTCAGACGCCTCGATGCGTTGTTCGAGATCGAACGCGCCATCAATGGCCGCAGCGCCGACGAGCGGCGTGCCGTGCGCCAGGAGAGGAGCAAACCACTTCTCGACGACATGCACGCCTGGTTGCTCCGCGAGCGCGAAACCCTCTCGCGCTCCTCCGAGGTCCTGAAGCCTATGAACTACATGCTCAGGCGCTGGGACGACTTCGCCCGCTTCCTCGACGATGGCAGGATCTGCTTGACCAACAATTGTGCTGAGCGCGCATTGAGGGGCATCGCATTGGGAAGGCGCAACTGGACCTTCGCCGGCAGCCAGCGCGGTGCCGACCGTGCCGCCATCATGCTGACGATGATCACGACCTGTCGCCTCAACGACGTCGATCCCAAGGCCTGGCTCGCCGACGTCCTCGCCCGTATCGCCGATCTTCCCGCGTCGCGTCTGCACGAACTGCTGCCCTGGGAATGGAAGCTCCTGCGCCAAGCCGACAAGCCCGCCGATCAGCAGGCCGCCTGA